In Candidatus Defluviibacterium haderslevense, the following are encoded in one genomic region:
- the rplM gene encoding 50S ribosomal protein L13, producing the protein MNTLSYRTSHTRPEDVVRKWFVIDAENLVLGRMSSHIASILRGKHRPDYTPHVDCGDYIIVINAEKVRFTGKKLDDKTYLTYSGYPGGQKSATPRELLARIPTRVVETAVRKMLPKNKLGDAMYKKLFVYAGSEHFHQAQKPEVINL; encoded by the coding sequence TTGAATACGTTAAGTTACAGAACAAGCCACACACGTCCTGAGGATGTGGTTCGCAAGTGGTTCGTGATCGATGCGGAGAACCTGGTGTTAGGTCGCATGTCATCACATATAGCCAGTATATTACGTGGCAAACACCGTCCGGATTATACGCCTCATGTGGATTGTGGGGATTATATCATTGTTATCAATGCCGAAAAAGTACGTTTTACCGGCAAAAAATTAGATGACAAGACTTATTTAACCTATAGCGGTTATCCTGGAGGTCAGAAATCAGCTACACCTCGTGAGTTATTAGCACGTATCCCAACCAGAGTTGTTGAGACCGCTGTTAGAAAGATGTTGCCTAAGAATAAATTAGGTGATGCTATGTATAAAAAATTATTTGTTTACGCAGGTTCTGAGCACTTTCATCAAGCTCAAAAGCCTGAAGTTATAAATCTATAA